One genomic region from Pseudoduganella lutea encodes:
- the argH gene encoding argininosuccinate lyase has product MTEQLSKKGEAWSARFSEPVSDLVKRYTASVFFDKRMWKADIEGSLAHAEMLAAQGIIPTADLDAIRSGMAQITSEIEGGQFEWLLDLEDVHLNIEKRLTELAGDAGKRLHTGRSRNDQVATDIRLYVRSAIDDITGLLNQLRTALVDLAEQHADTILPGFTHMQVAQPITFGHHMLAYVEMFGRDAERMADCRKRVNRLPLGSAALAGTTFPIDRLRVAKTLGFDDVCHNSLDAVSDRDFAIEFTAAASLIMTHVSRMSEELVIWMSPRVGFIDIADRFCTGSSIMPQKKNPDVPELARGKTGRVYGHLLGLLTLMKGQPLAYNKDNQEDKEPLFDTVDTVVDTLRIFADMAGGITVKPEAMRAAALQGYATATDLADYLVKKGLPFRDAHEAVAHAVRTCVDANCDLADLTLDQLRAFSPLVGDDVFEVLTLEGSVAARDHVGGTAPNQVRAAIARVRAQLGGN; this is encoded by the coding sequence ATGACTGAACAACTCTCCAAAAAAGGCGAGGCCTGGTCGGCCCGCTTCTCCGAACCCGTTTCCGATCTCGTCAAGCGCTATACGGCCTCCGTGTTTTTCGACAAACGCATGTGGAAAGCCGACATCGAAGGCTCGCTGGCGCATGCTGAAATGCTGGCCGCGCAAGGCATCATTCCCACCGCCGACCTGGACGCGATCCGCAGCGGCATGGCGCAGATCACCAGCGAAATCGAAGGCGGCCAGTTCGAATGGCTGCTCGACCTGGAAGACGTGCACCTGAACATCGAGAAGCGCCTGACCGAACTGGCGGGCGATGCGGGCAAGCGGCTGCACACGGGCCGTTCGCGCAACGACCAGGTGGCCACCGACATCCGCCTGTACGTGCGCTCGGCCATCGACGACATCACCGGCCTGCTGAACCAGCTGCGCACGGCGCTGGTCGACCTGGCCGAACAGCATGCCGACACGATCCTGCCCGGCTTCACGCACATGCAGGTGGCGCAGCCGATCACGTTCGGCCACCACATGCTGGCGTACGTCGAGATGTTCGGCCGCGATGCCGAGCGCATGGCCGACTGCCGCAAGCGCGTGAACCGCCTGCCGCTGGGTTCGGCCGCGCTGGCCGGCACCACGTTCCCGATCGACCGCCTGCGCGTGGCAAAAACGCTGGGCTTCGACGACGTGTGCCACAACTCGCTGGACGCCGTGTCGGACCGCGACTTCGCGATCGAGTTCACTGCCGCCGCCTCGCTCATCATGACGCACGTGTCGCGCATGTCCGAAGAGCTGGTGATCTGGATGAGCCCGCGTGTTGGCTTCATCGACATCGCCGACCGCTTCTGCACCGGCTCGTCGATCATGCCGCAAAAGAAAAACCCGGACGTGCCGGAACTGGCGCGCGGCAAGACGGGCCGCGTGTATGGTCACCTGCTGGGCCTGCTCACGCTGATGAAGGGCCAGCCGCTGGCCTACAACAAGGACAACCAGGAAGACAAGGAACCGCTGTTCGACACGGTGGACACCGTGGTCGACACCCTGCGCATCTTCGCCGACATGGCCGGCGGCATCACCGTCAAGCCGGAAGCCATGCGCGCCGCGGCGCTGCAAGGCTATGCCACCGCCACCGACCTGGCCGACTACCTCGTGAAAAAAGGCCTGCCGTTCCGCGACGCGCACGAAGCCGTGGCGCATGCCGTGCGCACCTGCGTGGATGCGAACTGCGACCTGGCCGACCTGACGCTGGACCAGCTGCGCGCATTCTCGCCGCTGGTGGGCGACGACGTCTTCGAGGTGCTGACGCTGGAAGGCTCCGTGGCCGCGCGTGACCACGTGGGCGGCACCGCGCCGAATCAGGTGCGCGCCGCGATCGCCCGCGTGCGTGCACAGCTCGGCGGCAACTGA
- a CDS encoding TRAP transporter small permease subunit, whose amino-acid sequence MAISRAIDGLNDRIASVVAWGLLAAVLICAVNALIRYSFNLSSNAWLEIQWYLFAAVFMLAAPHTLRRDEHVRIDVVVGRFSRRTQVWIDLICFFLFLLPVCSVILYYGIPFGLESLRSAEMSSNAGGLIVWPAKILVPVGFALMILQGFSEIIKRIEYLRGRLHESAFVKQAHGPQQEIEAIKQANRID is encoded by the coding sequence ATGGCAATTTCAAGGGCAATCGATGGACTGAACGACCGGATCGCGTCGGTAGTGGCCTGGGGCCTGCTGGCTGCGGTGCTGATCTGCGCGGTCAATGCGCTGATCCGGTATTCGTTCAACCTCAGTTCCAACGCCTGGCTGGAGATCCAGTGGTACCTGTTCGCCGCGGTCTTCATGCTGGCGGCGCCGCACACCCTGCGGCGTGACGAACACGTTCGCATCGACGTGGTCGTCGGCCGCTTTTCCCGCCGTACCCAGGTCTGGATCGACCTCATTTGCTTTTTCCTGTTCCTGCTGCCGGTCTGCTCCGTGATCCTGTATTACGGCATTCCGTTCGGGCTGGAGTCCCTGCGCAGCGCCGAGATGTCCAGCAATGCCGGGGGCCTGATCGTCTGGCCCGCGAAAATCCTCGTGCCGGTCGGCTTCGCGCTGATGATCCTGCAAGGCTTCTCCGAAATCATCAAGCGCATCGAATACCTGCGCGGGCGGTTGCACGAAAGCGCGTTCGTGAAGCAGGCGCACGGGCCGCA